The Bradyrhizobium ottawaense genome window below encodes:
- a CDS encoding SDR family NAD(P)-dependent oxidoreductase has translation MHNVLVTGGSRGIGLAIGKRLAGAGYNVVAAARRESEELKAAIAESEGRLHFRACDLAVIDAIPAFAKLVRDEFGPTYGLVNNAGLGTEGLLATMHNSEIEALVQLNVLSPIILTKYVARQMMADGAGRIVNISSIIATTGYNGLSVYGATKAAATGFTRSLAREVGKLGITVNAIAPGFIDTELTHNLSDEARKRIAGRSALRRLPETDDVARMVEYLLGEGGRNVTGTVFTIDAGNTA, from the coding sequence ATGCATAATGTCCTCGTCACCGGCGGCAGCCGCGGCATCGGCCTTGCGATCGGCAAGCGCCTCGCCGGCGCCGGCTACAACGTGGTCGCGGCCGCCCGACGCGAGAGCGAGGAGCTCAAGGCCGCGATTGCGGAGTCCGAAGGGCGCCTTCATTTCCGCGCCTGCGACCTTGCCGTGATCGACGCCATTCCGGCTTTTGCAAAACTCGTGCGCGACGAGTTCGGCCCGACCTACGGCCTCGTCAACAATGCCGGCCTCGGCACCGAAGGCCTGCTCGCCACCATGCATAATTCCGAGATCGAGGCATTGGTGCAGCTCAACGTGCTGTCGCCGATCATCCTCACCAAATATGTGGCACGGCAGATGATGGCCGACGGCGCCGGCCGCATCGTCAACATCTCCTCGATCATCGCGACCACCGGCTACAACGGCCTGTCCGTCTATGGCGCAACCAAGGCGGCCGCCACCGGCTTCACCCGCTCGCTCGCGCGCGAGGTCGGCAAGCTCGGCATCACCGTGAACGCGATCGCGCCGGGTTTCATCGACACCGAGCTCACGCACAACCTGTCCGACGAGGCGCGCAAGCGCATCGCCGGCCGCAGCGCGCTGCGCCGCCTGCCGGAGACGGACGACGTCGCCCGCATGGTGGAGTATCTGCTCGGCGAGGGTGGTCGCAACGTGACAGGTACGGTGTTCACCATCGATGCGGGAAACACGGCATAA
- a CDS encoding acyl carrier protein produces MSVRSKVIDAIQQIAKEQHVTLPALSDDLSLHETGFDSLAFAILVARLEDETGVDPFTISEDAAFPATVGDFVRAYENVPA; encoded by the coding sequence ATGTCGGTAAGGTCTAAGGTCATTGACGCGATCCAGCAGATCGCCAAAGAGCAGCACGTCACGCTTCCCGCGCTCTCGGACGATCTGTCGCTGCACGAGACGGGTTTCGACTCGCTCGCCTTCGCCATCCTGGTCGCGCGCCTCGAGGACGAGACCGGCGTCGACCCCTTCACCATCTCCGAGGACGCAGCGTTTCCCGCCACGGTCGGCGATTTCGTGCGGGCCTACGAAAATGTCCCCGCGTGA
- a CDS encoding class I adenylate-forming enzyme family protein, producing the protein MSPREIFALRDHLGAELTGRTLSDAHTCVSLTDILSQTVLGGRLRELSGRSVLLKLSDQLRSGLAMIELDGIARRMLLCPPDLNPAYLEALIADAGIDAVVTDESDRRAGTGIPLIVTAQLPPEATAPVKTERGTEWLMLTSGTSGVPKIVGHTLEALTGAIVAEGPARGAAPVWATFYDIRRYGGLQIFLRAVLSGGSMVLSDPHEALGDHVARLKARGVSHISGTPSHWRKLLMSGSAAQFAPAYVRLSGEIADQAVLDGLKAAFPNSSVGHAYASTEAGVGFAVNDGLEGFPADYLGNRNGVEMKVVDGSLRIRSTRTAHAYVGRNAAALTDDDGFVDSGDIVELRGERYYFVGRRGGIINIGGLKVHPEEIEAVINRHPDVRMSRAKSRKSPITGGIVVSDVILTEGTDPARAKEIRDQILERCRAQLASHKVPAVIRFVEALDVTPAGKLARTDA; encoded by the coding sequence ATGTCCCCGCGTGAGATCTTTGCGCTTCGCGACCATCTCGGCGCGGAGCTGACCGGCCGTACGCTGTCGGACGCGCACACCTGCGTGTCGCTGACCGATATCCTGTCGCAGACGGTCCTGGGCGGCCGCCTGCGCGAATTATCCGGCCGCTCCGTGCTGCTCAAATTGTCCGATCAGCTGCGGTCGGGCCTTGCCATGATCGAGCTCGACGGCATCGCGCGTCGCATGCTTCTGTGCCCGCCCGATCTCAATCCGGCGTATCTCGAGGCGCTGATCGCCGATGCCGGGATCGATGCCGTCGTGACCGACGAATCCGACCGCCGGGCCGGGACTGGCATCCCGCTCATCGTCACTGCGCAATTGCCGCCTGAAGCCACCGCGCCGGTCAAGACCGAACGCGGAACGGAATGGCTGATGCTCACCTCGGGTACCTCGGGCGTGCCGAAGATCGTCGGCCACACGCTGGAGGCGCTGACCGGCGCGATCGTTGCCGAAGGCCCCGCGCGGGGCGCGGCGCCGGTCTGGGCGACCTTCTATGACATTCGCCGCTATGGCGGCCTGCAAATCTTCCTGCGCGCCGTCCTTTCCGGCGGCTCGATGGTGCTGTCCGATCCCCATGAGGCGCTCGGCGATCACGTCGCGCGGCTGAAGGCGCGCGGCGTCTCGCACATCTCCGGCACGCCCTCGCACTGGCGCAAGCTCCTGATGAGCGGTTCGGCCGCGCAATTCGCTCCGGCTTACGTCCGCCTCTCCGGTGAAATCGCCGACCAGGCGGTGCTCGACGGGCTGAAGGCGGCATTCCCCAACTCCTCCGTCGGTCATGCCTATGCCTCGACCGAAGCCGGCGTCGGCTTTGCCGTCAACGACGGCCTGGAAGGCTTTCCGGCCGACTATCTCGGCAATCGCAATGGCGTCGAGATGAAGGTGGTGGACGGCTCGCTCCGTATCCGTTCGACGCGCACCGCGCATGCCTATGTCGGCCGCAATGCCGCCGCGCTCACCGATGACGACGGATTTGTCGACAGCGGCGACATCGTCGAGCTGCGCGGCGAGCGCTATTATTTCGTCGGCCGCCGCGGCGGCATCATCAATATCGGCGGGCTGAAGGTCCACCCCGAAGAGATCGAGGCGGTCATCAACCGCCATCCCGACGTGCGGATGTCGCGGGCCAAATCGCGCAAGAGCCCGATCACCGGCGGCATCGTGGTCTCCGACGTGATCCTCACCGAGGGTACCGATCCCGCGCGCGCGAAAGAGATCCGCGACCAGATCCTGGAGCGGTGCCGCGCGCAGCTCGCGTCCCACAAGGTGCCGGCGGTGATCCGCTTCGTCGAGGCGCTCGACGTCACCCCGGCCGGAAAACTGGCGCGCACCGATGCATAA